From a single Oxalobacter vibrioformis genomic region:
- a CDS encoding YggT family protein, whose amino-acid sequence MVHGVLQVIIDTAAALFGGLMLLRFWIHASRVRPPMQIGNFIYILTNWLVNPLRRVIPGVGGQDWASLVGAILIAIIAAIAKSMAIIPVFMLKIVLILTLLTLFNWVVYGMMGLLILEVIFSWVNPNAPLAPLVSALNRPYLTPIRKIIPPIGGIDLSVMILFILLNIAGRLVPELILSLGR is encoded by the coding sequence GTGGTACACGGCGTTTTGCAGGTCATTATTGATACAGCGGCAGCCCTCTTTGGCGGGCTGATGCTGCTCCGCTTCTGGATACACGCTTCGCGCGTCAGGCCGCCCATGCAGATCGGAAACTTCATTTATATCCTGACAAACTGGCTGGTCAACCCGTTGCGCCGCGTTATTCCCGGTGTGGGTGGACAGGACTGGGCCAGCCTGGTTGGTGCGATTCTGATTGCCATCATCGCCGCCATTGCCAAATCCATGGCGATCATCCCGGTCTTCATGCTCAAAATCGTCCTGATCCTGACACTGTTGACCCTTTTCAACTGGGTGGTCTATGGCATGATGGGCCTGCTCATCCTGGAGGTAATCTTCAGCTGGGTCAATCCGAACGCCCCGCTTGCGCCACTGGTTTCCGCACTGAACCGCCCCTACCTCACACCGATAAGAAAAATCATTCCGCCGATTGGCGGGATTGACCTGTCGGTGATGATCCTCTTTATCCTGCTGAATATTGCCGGCCGGCTTGTCCCGGAACTGATCCTGAGTCTCGGACGATGA
- a CDS encoding DUF167 domain-containing protein: MKKNWLSQTSSGFKLAVQISPNGKKSEILSATEDALRIRLQAPPVDGKANEALIRFIADKCDLPKSSVQITHGFTSRKKLLEIRISGLTLPEMEKIFSIS, translated from the coding sequence ATGAAAAAAAACTGGCTGTCACAAACCAGCTCAGGATTCAAGCTTGCGGTTCAGATCAGCCCGAACGGAAAAAAGTCGGAAATCCTCTCAGCCACCGAGGATGCGTTGCGTATTCGCCTGCAGGCACCGCCGGTAGACGGCAAAGCCAATGAAGCACTGATCCGTTTCATTGCCGACAAGTGCGATTTACCCAAAAGCAGCGTCCAGATCACCCATGGTTTTACCAGCCGAAAAAAACTGCTGGAAATCCGCATATCCGGGCTGACATTACCGGAAATGGAAAAAATCTTTTCAATCTCTTAA
- a CDS encoding YfbM family protein — MSFIANYMMLDDNTFDSLFSLDNDDLLEKVNELEEAGAELYCMDKLWDGLHFLLTGTTASTPVEGDELSEAIVGIEMFNEDDEEADFVASTEAGQLADIIVAMKEVDIERLAQSANFREFREKEIYPDIWYDEDAASLRQELVQEFNNLLAFYEKAEKQNANILVSIF; from the coding sequence ATGAGTTTTATCGCCAATTACATGATGCTCGATGACAACACCTTCGACAGTCTTTTTTCACTGGATAATGACGACCTGCTTGAAAAAGTCAACGAACTGGAAGAAGCGGGAGCTGAACTTTATTGCATGGACAAACTATGGGATGGCCTGCATTTCCTGCTGACCGGCACGACCGCCTCCACCCCTGTTGAGGGAGATGAACTGAGCGAGGCCATCGTGGGCATCGAGATGTTTAATGAAGATGATGAAGAAGCGGATTTCGTCGCATCAACCGAAGCCGGACAACTGGCAGACATCATTGTGGCCATGAAGGAAGTGGATATTGAAAGGCTGGCCCAAAGCGCGAATTTCCGTGAATTCCGGGAAAAAGAAATCTATCCGGACATCTGGTATGACGAAGATGCGGCATCCCTGAGACAGGAACTGGTACAGGAATTCAACAACCTGCTGGCCTTTTACGAAAAAGCGGAAAAACAGAACGCCAATATTCTGGTCAGTATTTTCTAG
- the ampD gene encoding 1,6-anhydro-N-acetylmuramyl-L-alanine amidase AmpD — translation MLTIEKNGWCKAAEKLPSPNYDVRQPDVPVDLIVVHNISLPPDEYGGPYIADLFLNRLDYDAHPYFDQLRSLRVSAHFLIRRGGELVQFVSANDRAWHAGASEFCGRMQCNDFSIGIELEGSDHEPFTDSQYAVLTELTSALCLRYPISAVTGHQQIAPSRKTDPGPYFDWKRYETGVQTASGPCPVFFGAALRSKSSARKY, via the coding sequence ATGCTGACAATTGAAAAAAACGGGTGGTGCAAAGCGGCTGAAAAACTGCCGTCCCCCAATTATGATGTCCGTCAGCCGGATGTGCCTGTTGACCTGATCGTCGTTCACAACATCAGCCTGCCGCCAGATGAGTACGGTGGCCCATATATTGCCGATCTTTTTCTGAACCGGCTGGATTATGATGCCCATCCCTATTTTGACCAGTTACGCTCCCTGCGTGTTTCCGCCCACTTCCTGATTCGCCGGGGGGGAGAACTGGTTCAGTTTGTTTCTGCCAATGACAGGGCCTGGCATGCCGGTGCGTCTGAATTTTGCGGCCGAATGCAGTGCAATGATTTTTCCATCGGTATTGAGTTAGAGGGGAGTGACCATGAACCCTTTACCGATAGTCAGTATGCGGTTCTGACAGAACTGACATCGGCCTTGTGTTTGCGTTACCCGATATCTGCTGTTACCGGACACCAGCAGATTGCCCCTTCCCGGAAAACCGATCCCGGCCCGTATTTTGACTGGAAACGCTATGAAACGGGCGTACAGACAGCATCCGGCCCTTGTCCCGTTTTTTTCGGCGCTGCCCTGAGAAGCAAATCGTCCGCTAGAAAATACTGA
- a CDS encoding PP0621 family protein, translating into MTWLMWLLVFVLVIAAIVAKIKRSARIVIFRNEDGRFRADKFGNDENDQRQVHGLRSSNVEQMLACARCGVYVPASEAVFRTGKVYCCEEHSVQP; encoded by the coding sequence ATGACCTGGTTGATGTGGCTGCTGGTTTTTGTGCTGGTGATTGCTGCCATCGTAGCCAAAATAAAACGTTCGGCGCGTATCGTTATTTTCAGAAACGAAGACGGGCGGTTTCGTGCCGATAAATTCGGCAACGATGAGAACGATCAGCGGCAGGTTCATGGTTTACGCAGCTCCAACGTGGAACAGATGCTTGCCTGTGCCAGATGCGGTGTTTATGTGCCCGCATCCGAAGCGGTTTTCCGGACCGGCAAGGTTTACTGCTGTGAAGAGCACAGCGTCCAGCCCTGA
- a CDS encoding YggS family pyridoxal phosphate-dependent enzyme codes for MSTISTNLQAVQNHIADAAQKADRPPASVHLLAVSKTCPAQAVIEAARAGQHAFGENYEQEAIRKIQQIKEIAPDLALEWHFIGPIQSNKTRGIAAHFDWVHSVDRERIARRLSEQRPAGLPPLNVCLQINISHENSKSGVNAQEIIALAKTVSQLPGLKLRGLMAIPEPEDNPEKQHEPFRQMKNLYDELREQGYDLDTLSMGMTADMDAAIAEGATIVRIGTAIFGARN; via the coding sequence ATGTCCACAATAAGCACCAACTTGCAAGCTGTGCAGAACCATATTGCTGATGCGGCGCAAAAAGCGGACCGGCCGCCAGCGTCTGTCCACCTGCTCGCCGTATCAAAGACCTGCCCTGCCCAGGCGGTTATCGAAGCGGCAAGGGCTGGTCAACATGCCTTTGGCGAAAACTACGAACAGGAAGCCATCCGGAAAATACAGCAGATAAAGGAAATCGCTCCGGATCTTGCGCTCGAATGGCACTTCATCGGCCCGATCCAGAGTAACAAGACCCGGGGGATTGCCGCACATTTTGACTGGGTTCATTCGGTCGACCGGGAAAGAATCGCCCGGCGCCTCTCCGAGCAGCGGCCGGCAGGCCTGCCACCGCTCAATGTCTGCCTGCAGATCAACATCAGCCACGAAAACAGCAAAAGCGGTGTCAATGCGCAGGAAATCATTGCACTGGCAAAGACCGTCTCACAGCTTCCCGGGCTCAAATTACGGGGCTTAATGGCAATACCGGAACCAGAGGACAATCCCGAAAAGCAGCACGAGCCGTTTCGCCAGATGAAAAATCTGTACGACGAACTGCGAGAGCAGGGCTATGACCTGGATACCCTGTCCATGGGCATGACAGCGGATATGGACGCCGCCATCGCGGAAGGTGCAACGATCGTCCGTATCGGCACCGCAATCTTTGGAGCAAGAAACTGA
- the proC gene encoding pyrroline-5-carboxylate reductase, translating to MKTVLKAGFIGGGNMASALIGGMAGKVTADSHIHVVDLNPDALASLASRFGVTTSSAMDTRLTECDVLVLAVKPQQIREVVTSLLPHIREQLILSVAAGIRTTDLSRWMQGYGRIVRTMPNTPSLIGQGVTGLFAMDGVTPEQKQTAQAIMQAVGMTLWVDSENLLDTVTAISGSGPAYVFYFIEALQEAGKALGLSENQAAQLALATFRGASELAVQSTDPVSVLREKVTSPGGTTFAALSVMAESGLKDRIIAAAKAAAARSVELGEEFGKNAD from the coding sequence ATGAAAACCGTTTTAAAAGCAGGATTTATTGGTGGCGGCAACATGGCTTCCGCCCTGATTGGCGGCATGGCCGGAAAAGTCACTGCCGACTCACACATCCATGTCGTTGACCTGAATCCGGATGCCCTTGCCAGCCTGGCAAGCCGGTTTGGGGTAACCACATCATCTGCTATGGATACCCGTCTGACAGAATGCGATGTGCTGGTTCTCGCCGTCAAGCCGCAGCAGATACGTGAAGTGGTCACCAGCCTTCTTCCCCATATCCGCGAGCAACTTATCCTGTCTGTCGCCGCCGGTATCCGCACAACCGATCTTTCCCGCTGGATGCAGGGATATGGCCGGATTGTCCGCACCATGCCAAACACCCCATCACTCATCGGACAGGGCGTAACCGGGCTTTTCGCCATGGATGGCGTAACACCGGAACAGAAACAGACAGCACAGGCCATCATGCAGGCTGTCGGCATGACACTTTGGGTCGACAGCGAAAACCTGCTGGATACGGTCACTGCGATATCCGGCAGCGGACCGGCTTATGTTTTCTACTTTATTGAAGCCCTTCAGGAAGCCGGGAAAGCACTTGGCCTGAGTGAAAATCAGGCAGCGCAACTGGCTCTGGCCACCTTCCGTGGCGCCAGCGAACTGGCGGTTCAATCAACCGATCCGGTATCCGTCCTGCGGGAAAAAGTCACCTCGCCCGGGGGTACCACGTTTGCCGCACTGTCGGTGATGGCGGAAAGCGGTCTGAAAGATCGCATTATCGCGGCAGCAAAGGCAGCCGCGGCACGCAGCGTTGAACTCGGAGAAGAATTCGGCAAAAATGCCGACTGA